The nucleotide window GTTTAAAATTACTTTGGGGCGTGTTGTTATCCGTTACCGCTCTCGTCTTGCTTTACTCCGGTGGATTGCAAGCATTGGAAAATGCGTTAATCATCGCTGCGCTACCTTTTTCGATCGTTATGTTACTCATGACTTTAGGATTAATTGTCGTCATGACCAAAGAAGGAAAAAAAGCCCGGAACAAATGATTTCCCGGGAAATAATGTTGATGGCTATTAATTTGAAACGAGACGCAATCCAACAACGGCGATAATCACGAGTCCGATGAAAAGTAATCGCAGACGGTCCTTTGATTCATTATAAAAAATCATGCCGACGAGGGCACTTCCAACGGTGCCAATGCCCGTCCATACCGCGTAAGCGACGCCTAACGGAATGGCATTCATCGCGATGGACAGCAAACTTAGACTGATGATAAATCCGCCAATAAGAACGGTGAAACCTAAATATTTTTGTCGCTTTGTTATCATTTGTATACCGGTCACGCCGACAACTTCAAAGAGTCCGGCAACAATAAGCGCAATCCAACTCATGAAGAAGCCCTCCTTGGTTCTTTTTCTCCTGTGACCATCTTCAATCCAATTACGCCGACGAGGAGCAACGCAACGAAAAAGAGCATCCAAACATTAATCGGCGCGTTGAAAAGGATGATATCGACAAGGACGGTGCCTATCGATCCCAAACCGACAAATATAGCATAGACGGTGCTGGTTGGGAGTGCCATTGCCGCGTTGATGAGCAACCAGAAGCTAACAACAATAGCAATAACCGTTAACGTCCACGCCGTAAAATCATTCGCATATTTGAGTCCTGTTGCCCAGCCCACTTCAAAGGCAGCGGCTATGACA belongs to Salicibibacter cibi and includes:
- a CDS encoding DMT family transporter — its product is MSWIALIVAGLFEVVGVTGIQMITKRQKYLGFTVLIGGFIISLSLLSIAMNAIPLGVAYAVWTGIGTVGSALVGMIFYNESKDRLRLLFIGLVIIAVVGLRLVSN
- a CDS encoding DMT family transporter, which encodes MNGRWFQVVIAAAFEVGWATGLKYANDFTAWTLTVIAIVVSFWLLINAAMALPTSTVYAIFVGLGSIGTVLVDIILFNAPINVWMLFFVALLLVGVIGLKMVTGEKEPRRASS